In a single window of the Bdellovibrionota bacterium genome:
- a CDS encoding response regulator, which translates to MALRVLLADNSETIKKVIQLTLQDFAMDLRIVTLGVDVLDVALQFKPDIVFVDILLQKKNGYEVSKELKNNVHLKNTPVVLMWSGFMEFDEPKAKESLADARLEKPFDADTLKNLVTSLVKKQAPEDISNFLDFPSRGTATKPVPPTSAPKTEKHEDPLKSLDKIKSEAEKFQPGNLKKPVVIEKFKPIELPDLADVIDNFETKAPQEDEFEMQSLDKTTGFGYRKPAEPDGDTSFQQTKSFIINLPDDAGTEEVPLEIEPIDSVEDMSFLLNPESVEKETQAATKITTRAPELKKVEPPKMPASAPAHPATAAPKTPMASQAPLPTLEDIERIVREEVREAIEKMVWQVVPEMATQLIKKELDRLLKDNESKP; encoded by the coding sequence ATGGCTTTACGCGTCTTACTCGCAGACAATAGTGAAACAATTAAGAAAGTCATTCAGCTGACTCTTCAAGATTTCGCAATGGATCTTCGCATTGTCACGCTTGGGGTAGACGTTCTCGATGTGGCTTTGCAGTTTAAGCCAGACATTGTATTTGTAGACATTCTACTTCAGAAAAAAAATGGCTACGAAGTTTCTAAAGAATTAAAAAATAATGTTCATCTCAAAAATACTCCTGTTGTTCTGATGTGGAGTGGATTCATGGAATTCGATGAGCCGAAGGCAAAAGAATCCTTGGCCGATGCTCGCCTTGAAAAACCTTTCGACGCTGACACTTTAAAGAACTTAGTTACTTCATTAGTTAAAAAACAAGCACCGGAGGATATTTCTAATTTCTTAGATTTTCCGAGCCGCGGTACTGCAACAAAACCCGTGCCCCCAACCTCTGCTCCTAAAACTGAAAAACATGAAGATCCTCTAAAGTCTTTGGATAAAATCAAATCTGAAGCTGAAAAGTTTCAGCCAGGCAATCTCAAAAAACCAGTTGTAATCGAAAAGTTCAAGCCTATCGAACTTCCCGACTTAGCAGATGTGATTGATAATTTTGAAACGAAAGCTCCTCAAGAAGACGAATTTGAAATGCAGTCTTTAGACAAAACCACAGGCTTTGGCTATCGTAAACCAGCAGAGCCTGATGGAGACACCTCCTTTCAACAAACCAAATCCTTTATCATAAATCTTCCTGATGATGCCGGGACCGAGGAAGTGCCTTTAGAAATTGAACCCATTGATAGCGTCGAGGATATGAGTTTTCTACTTAATCCCGAAAGCGTTGAAAAAGAAACTCAAGCTGCTACAAAAATCACCACTAGAGCTCCTGAACTCAAGAAAGTAGAACCACCAAAAATGCCTGCATCCGCACCTGCTCATCCAGCCACTGCAGCACCAAAGACCCCGATGGCCTCCCAAGCTCCTCTTCCTACACTTGAAGACATTGAAAGAATCGTAAGAGAAGAAGTCCGCGAAGCCATCGAAAAAATGGTTTGGCAAGTCGTTCCTGAAATGGCTACTCAACTTATTAAAAAAGAATTAGACCGTCTGCTGAAAGACAATGAATCAAAGCCGTGA
- the nadC gene encoding carboxylating nicotinate-nucleotide diphosphorylase: MNIFTIIEQAFKEDLPSGDITTDSLAVKNYPGSAKLLAKSDLVLSGSALFEKCIKHLEPQAQVKWLFKDGEAILEKQTICTIKGNLVDIIKAERVALNFLGRFSGIATLTRRFANEVRHTNTKILDTRKTTPLYRVFEKKAVLDGGGKNHRNDLSDEVMIKENHVRIAESLEKAIDQVRSQTKKFMTVEAHSMEDVQICVDKSVNRILLDNMDLETLKKAVEKIPNHIETEASGNMTLNRVGKVAETGVDFISVGALTHSAPVADISMIFDWK; the protein is encoded by the coding sequence GTGAATATATTTACAATCATTGAGCAGGCATTCAAAGAAGATTTGCCTTCAGGAGATATAACTACTGATTCACTCGCTGTCAAAAACTACCCAGGCTCTGCAAAGCTTCTTGCAAAAAGTGATTTGGTTTTATCGGGCTCTGCTCTTTTTGAAAAATGCATAAAACATCTAGAGCCTCAAGCCCAAGTGAAATGGCTTTTTAAAGATGGCGAAGCCATTTTAGAAAAACAAACTATCTGCACGATCAAAGGAAATTTAGTCGATATCATTAAGGCAGAAAGAGTCGCGCTTAACTTTCTGGGGCGATTTTCAGGAATCGCAACGCTCACCCGAAGATTTGCCAACGAAGTTCGCCACACGAATACCAAAATTCTTGATACCAGAAAAACTACACCACTCTATAGAGTCTTTGAAAAAAAAGCAGTTTTAGATGGCGGAGGAAAGAATCACCGAAATGATCTGAGTGACGAGGTGATGATAAAAGAAAATCACGTACGAATTGCCGAGTCCCTTGAGAAAGCTATAGATCAGGTCAGATCGCAAACAAAGAAGTTTATGACCGTTGAGGCACACTCGATGGAAGACGTTCAAATCTGCGTCGATAAGAGCGTAAATAGGATTTTATTGGACAACATGGATCTAGAGACTCTAAAGAAAGCCGTCGAAAAAATTCCAAATCACATCGAAACTGAAGCCTCTGGAAACATGACCCTGAATCGCGTAGGAAAAGTTGCTGAAACTGGAGTAGACTTCATTAGCGTTGGAGCACTTACGCACTCCGCACCCGTCGCAGATATCAGCATGATCTTTGATTGGAAATAA
- a CDS encoding DeoR family transcriptional regulator gives MFLSGDYSRALNALSSAKRALRPGVDHLLEVETMGLEFKLFSNLYMKKECEVLFPKLQKLSKKFGNTYQIRFLNRDENKIASSAVRAGEDLLGDLYDQIRAEPENAINSILKTDYHAFLYDLLPLSREASVIYLDLEPGTLTLFQRGNVNHTDGLTPQLRKIILCLSEGKEMDKEELITRVWGYKYDPLRHDNIVYSAMTLLRKLLGEKSSWLVTTESGYKWLAGVEIKSHLTNEAQNIEAIIPKKLDVNFNTLNFRQMKILQFLKNNESIDVQKCKKLFNVSDITASRDLSSLTRSNSLIRVGKGRAIRYVLVDNRLFGGNS, from the coding sequence ATGTTTCTATCTGGAGATTACTCGAGAGCGTTGAATGCTTTGAGCTCAGCAAAGAGAGCATTAAGACCCGGGGTCGATCATCTTTTAGAAGTCGAAACAATGGGTTTGGAGTTTAAGCTTTTCTCTAATCTTTACATGAAGAAAGAATGTGAAGTTCTTTTTCCGAAGCTTCAAAAATTATCCAAGAAATTTGGAAATACATATCAAATTAGATTTTTAAATCGTGATGAAAATAAAATAGCCAGTTCTGCGGTAAGAGCAGGTGAAGATTTGCTTGGAGATCTCTACGATCAAATTCGCGCAGAGCCAGAGAATGCAATAAATAGTATTTTGAAAACAGATTACCACGCTTTTTTATATGACCTTCTTCCTCTATCTAGGGAGGCTTCGGTGATTTATTTGGATCTTGAGCCGGGAACTTTGACTTTGTTTCAGAGGGGAAATGTAAATCATACTGATGGCTTGACGCCCCAGTTGCGTAAAATTATTTTATGCCTCTCAGAAGGAAAAGAAATGGATAAGGAAGAATTGATCACTCGTGTATGGGGATATAAGTACGATCCACTGAGACACGATAATATCGTTTATTCTGCCATGACTTTATTGCGTAAATTATTGGGTGAAAAGTCCTCTTGGCTAGTCACAACTGAGAGTGGTTATAAGTGGTTAGCGGGAGTTGAGATCAAATCCCATTTAACAAATGAAGCTCAGAATATTGAAGCAATAATACCTAAAAAATTAGATGTGAATTTCAATACATTGAACTTCAGGCAAATGAAGATCCTTCAGTTTTTGAAAAATAATGAAAGTATAGATGTGCAAAAATGCAAAAAATTATTCAATGTCTCCGATATCACTGCTAGCAGAGACCTTTCGTCATTGACAAGATCAAACTCATTGATAAGAGTTGGGAAAGGACGCGCTATTCGCTATGTTCTGGTAGATAATAGGCTATTTGGAGGTAACTCATGA
- a CDS encoding YceI family protein produces the protein MKIFILAIFFSVNAFADTYKLDSRNGEMSGLAIGKPSLMKIKIEGPGPSGVLTENQNAVSGFLTLNLKDLKTGIDLRDRHMKEKYLEIGKFPEAQLHLMNLKIIDSNVEQIFTGNLVLKGESKPVSGTYKLNDGKLLAKFTFSIKDYPIATPKYLGIEVTDKVEIEINSKITRE, from the coding sequence ATGAAAATTTTTATTCTAGCAATATTCTTTAGTGTCAATGCATTTGCAGACACCTACAAATTGGATTCCCGAAACGGAGAAATGTCAGGCCTGGCAATTGGTAAACCCAGCTTGATGAAAATAAAAATTGAAGGACCAGGCCCTTCAGGAGTACTCACTGAAAACCAGAATGCAGTTTCCGGATTTTTAACTCTGAATCTGAAAGATCTTAAAACTGGAATCGATTTAAGAGATCGTCATATGAAAGAAAAATATTTAGAGATTGGAAAATTTCCAGAAGCTCAACTTCATCTAATGAATTTAAAAATTATCGATTCAAATGTTGAACAAATATTCACTGGAAACTTAGTTCTCAAAGGCGAATCAAAACCTGTGAGTGGAACCTACAAACTAAATGATGGAAAGCTTCTAGCCAAATTTACTTTCTCCATCAAAGACTATCCTATCGCTACGCCAAAATATTTGGGAATAGAAGTCACAGACAAAGTAGAAATTGAAATTAACTCTAAGATCACAAGGGAATAA
- a CDS encoding OsmC family protein codes for MIKKSGSVVWTGAGKTGKGEITTQSGVLQNAPYGFATRFEDKPGTNPEELIGAAHASCFAMALSFKLDEAGFKAQELRTTAVVSLDKDGDGFKVTESALTLKGKVDGITHERFRELAETAKKGCPISKLLNTTITLNVELQ; via the coding sequence ATGATTAAAAAAAGCGGAAGTGTAGTGTGGACAGGCGCAGGTAAAACTGGAAAAGGCGAAATAACAACTCAGAGTGGAGTTTTGCAAAACGCTCCCTATGGATTTGCCACTCGATTTGAAGATAAACCAGGAACAAATCCTGAGGAATTAATCGGAGCAGCTCACGCTTCGTGTTTTGCAATGGCTCTTTCTTTTAAATTGGATGAAGCAGGATTCAAAGCTCAAGAATTAAGAACTACGGCAGTGGTGTCTTTGGATAAAGACGGTGACGGTTTTAAAGTGACTGAATCTGCTCTTACCTTAAAGGGAAAAGTTGACGGTATTACTCACGAAAGATTCCGTGAGTTGGCAGAAACTGCAAAAAAAGGTTGTCCAATCTCTAAATTATTAAATACGACAATCACCCTGAACGTAGAGCTTCAGTAA
- a CDS encoding M20/M25/M40 family metallo-hydrolase: MKILESVSNYWEEKIIPTLSQYIEIPAKSPSFDPKWKENGYIDQVIKLVDGWINQQEIPNLKKEVIEAEGRTPLLLLELPGDFDYQVLMYGHLDKQPEMTGWAPDLAPWKAVRKGDKLYGRGGADDGYAVFASICALQHLLDQKVKRPNIKIAIELSEESGSNDLPFYFENYSQKFGTPNLIICLDSGTGNYDQFWTTTSLRGLVNGTLKVQVLNEGVHSGDASGVVPSSFRVARQILTRLENVETGEIFPQNFKAEIPKQRMEQVEKTSSVLNDMIFKKFPFTDKTSPVVPSPKELLLNRTWRAALSVTGAEGLPEVQKAGNVLRPYTTLKLSLRLPPTLDAKKAAQELKLLLEKEPPYNAKVEFHIEDAATGWNAPHMDEKLVTLIDEASKKFYGKEALSIGEGGSIPFMGMLGQKFPKAQFVITGVLGPNSNAHGPNEFIHIEYAKKLTACITDILSNTKSLSS, encoded by the coding sequence ATGAAAATTTTAGAATCCGTAAGCAACTATTGGGAAGAGAAGATCATACCAACACTTTCGCAATATATCGAGATCCCTGCAAAATCTCCGTCCTTTGATCCTAAGTGGAAAGAGAATGGTTACATCGATCAGGTGATCAAATTGGTAGATGGTTGGATCAATCAGCAAGAAATTCCTAACTTAAAAAAAGAAGTGATCGAAGCGGAAGGCCGAACTCCACTTTTACTTTTAGAATTGCCGGGAGATTTTGATTATCAAGTTTTAATGTATGGGCATTTGGATAAACAGCCGGAAATGACGGGTTGGGCTCCAGATCTTGCGCCTTGGAAAGCCGTTCGTAAAGGCGACAAACTCTACGGTCGCGGTGGAGCCGACGATGGCTATGCCGTATTTGCTTCCATCTGTGCGTTACAACATTTGTTGGATCAAAAAGTAAAGCGTCCCAATATTAAAATCGCCATCGAGTTGTCGGAAGAGAGTGGATCTAATGATCTTCCATTTTACTTTGAAAATTACTCTCAGAAATTTGGCACTCCCAATTTAATCATTTGCTTGGATTCGGGAACAGGAAACTATGATCAATTCTGGACTACAACTTCATTGAGAGGCTTGGTGAATGGAACTTTAAAAGTCCAAGTCTTGAACGAGGGTGTTCATTCGGGCGATGCCAGTGGGGTCGTGCCGTCTTCATTTAGAGTTGCGAGACAAATTCTCACGAGATTGGAAAATGTAGAGACCGGCGAAATTTTTCCTCAAAATTTTAAGGCTGAGATTCCAAAGCAAAGAATGGAGCAAGTCGAAAAAACTTCGAGTGTGCTCAATGATATGATATTTAAAAAATTTCCTTTCACCGATAAAACTTCTCCGGTAGTTCCATCTCCTAAAGAACTTTTACTCAATAGGACGTGGAGAGCAGCATTGTCGGTTACGGGAGCTGAAGGGTTACCGGAAGTGCAAAAAGCAGGGAATGTACTAAGGCCTTATACCACTCTAAAATTATCTTTGAGACTGCCCCCGACTTTGGATGCAAAAAAAGCCGCGCAAGAATTAAAATTGCTTTTAGAAAAAGAGCCGCCCTACAACGCCAAAGTCGAATTCCATATTGAAGACGCGGCGACAGGATGGAATGCACCTCATATGGATGAAAAGCTTGTGACTTTAATCGATGAAGCTTCAAAGAAGTTTTACGGAAAAGAAGCGCTTTCTATTGGAGAAGGTGGATCTATTCCGTTCATGGGAATGCTCGGCCAAAAATTTCCAAAGGCGCAGTTTGTGATCACAGGAGTACTTGGTCCTAACTCAAACGCTCATGGTCCTAATGAGTTTATTCATATCGAATATGCAAAAAAGCTCACAGCTTGCATTACTGATATCTTATCCAACACAAAGAGCTTAAGCTCTTAA
- a CDS encoding biotin--[acetyl-CoA-carboxylase] ligase has product MEKFKDIGKWTKEWASIQNDLVAHYFETIESTNTFAKKLPESKKNQLVISELQTAGRGRGSNTWASPESGTALLSSWVFDIDFTPQPILSPLIGLSIYEALYEISGFAEADISLKAPNDIYIKSKKVGGILIELQTQGDQTRLIIGIGMNVFEGPKLDTSSFIAKHRKGDIDDCAWNGFLIEFYKRLKESVELSSQKELSKQDCEDLLKALNKNPLLQEKYTQVLPDGSLKTAGKTVKWSSL; this is encoded by the coding sequence ATGGAAAAATTTAAAGACATCGGTAAATGGACAAAAGAGTGGGCATCAATTCAAAATGATCTGGTAGCGCATTATTTTGAAACCATTGAAAGCACTAACACTTTCGCCAAAAAATTACCTGAGTCTAAGAAAAACCAACTGGTAATTTCTGAACTCCAAACCGCAGGACGTGGGCGCGGATCCAACACTTGGGCCTCACCCGAGAGCGGCACAGCATTGCTTTCATCTTGGGTTTTTGATATCGATTTTACTCCGCAACCTATCTTGAGCCCTCTCATTGGACTAAGTATCTATGAAGCTTTGTATGAAATTTCTGGCTTTGCTGAAGCAGATATAAGCCTTAAAGCACCGAACGATATTTACATCAAAAGTAAAAAAGTAGGCGGTATTCTGATAGAACTACAAACCCAAGGTGATCAAACAAGATTGATTATCGGAATCGGCATGAATGTTTTCGAGGGGCCAAAATTAGATACAAGCTCCTTCATCGCAAAACATCGCAAGGGCGATATTGATGATTGCGCTTGGAATGGATTCTTGATTGAGTTTTACAAAAGATTAAAAGAATCCGTCGAACTTTCTTCGCAAAAAGAGTTATCAAAACAAGACTGCGAAGATTTATTAAAAGCTTTGAACAAAAATCCATTGCTCCAAGAAAAATACACACAAGTTCTTCCCGACGGCTCACTAAAAACCGCAGGAAAAACTGTGAAATGGTCATCACTTTAA
- a CDS encoding DNA topoisomerase VI yields MAKGGLGKIGSGKDIPKLSKEICEMMLRDLERAQRPVLEATKCSLDNVIYNPKVGYFTPGDKKVRTELNVASVQKMARAVFMLEILLRNIESGAVNTKRELYYISKGEVKFNPHLKALDFQEQEESDSIVDFICEMFEAYREEMNCFANDRGGQTYSQQLVVTETLSDGTKAVVDLSSLGTSPFQPKNKPQSLQLKAKKKIDFCLIVESEGTANTLVSNGFTKRNNCILLGAQGVPSNAVRGWCKLIQDQLGVPMYFFGDLDAYTMQNIFRTLKAGSAASLIRNSDFSAPDVKFLGVLPEDIIKYDLHDYAVKENDPGEARALKKAKDALQNDPFFHDKKNKKLTDILHWLIKNKRRCEQQSLFMVSPKDPIMPEKIILEKIKKGVYL; encoded by the coding sequence ATGGCTAAAGGCGGACTAGGTAAAATTGGATCTGGGAAAGATATTCCTAAGCTCTCTAAAGAAATTTGCGAAATGATGTTGCGAGATCTCGAGAGAGCGCAAAGACCAGTACTGGAAGCAACAAAATGTTCTTTGGATAACGTAATCTATAATCCCAAGGTTGGATATTTTACTCCTGGCGATAAAAAAGTTAGAACAGAATTGAACGTGGCCTCTGTGCAAAAGATGGCACGGGCGGTCTTTATGTTAGAAATTCTTCTTAGAAACATTGAATCCGGCGCGGTGAACACGAAGAGAGAGTTGTATTACATCTCTAAGGGTGAAGTGAAATTCAACCCGCATTTAAAAGCCCTTGATTTCCAAGAGCAGGAAGAAAGTGACTCTATCGTAGACTTCATTTGCGAAATGTTTGAAGCCTACAGGGAAGAGATGAATTGTTTTGCCAATGATCGTGGTGGACAAACTTACTCCCAACAGCTGGTGGTTACGGAAACTCTATCGGACGGAACAAAAGCCGTTGTAGATTTAAGTTCTCTGGGAACTTCCCCATTCCAACCCAAAAATAAACCGCAAAGTTTACAACTAAAAGCAAAAAAGAAAATTGATTTCTGTTTGATCGTAGAATCAGAGGGTACGGCGAACACGCTGGTATCTAATGGTTTTACAAAAAGAAACAATTGTATTTTATTAGGCGCCCAAGGGGTCCCGAGTAACGCTGTTCGTGGCTGGTGTAAATTGATTCAAGATCAGTTGGGCGTGCCGATGTATTTCTTTGGAGATCTGGATGCGTACACTATGCAAAATATCTTTAGAACATTAAAAGCGGGATCTGCGGCATCTTTAATTAGAAACTCAGACTTCTCGGCGCCGGATGTAAAATTCCTCGGAGTTTTACCGGAAGACATTATCAAATATGATCTACATGATTACGCGGTTAAAGAAAATGATCCGGGAGAGGCAAGAGCTTTGAAAAAAGCCAAAGATGCCCTTCAAAACGATCCGTTCTTCCATGATAAGAAGAATAAAAAATTAACCGACATCCTCCACTGGTTGATCAAGAACAAAAGACGTTGCGAGCAGCAGTCCTTATTCATGGTTTCACCGAAGGATCCAATCATGCCAGAGAAGATAATCTTAGAGAAAATCAAAAAAGGTGTTTACCTTTAA
- a CDS encoding DNA topoisomerase VI subunit B: MAQAQITTSSTAEYFAKNLQQVGFSSPTKAVLTTLKEAVDNSLDACEMAGIKPEIIVEIKKIGTGAQKNTDLIYIMVEDNGPGIDGEHLAMVYGEYLASSKFGKGQCSRGQQGIGISAATTWAQLTNATGVSVVSKTEKMKKAISAVVDVDIKKNKGVIRNKEMIEWKKDHGVKVEFKLDGRIQLNGEGGILTYLDGTTLVNPHVTLKYKLLDEEWVTIERVSDDVPPIPPATNPHPHTMKLGEFITHAHLYGKMSCSKWLKTGFTRVSDATLKDFVTNGLPKKLLDSSVSQMSENDLKAVYTAIQKTDLISPSTKSVLSVGEEPLAKSIGRIGQVDFFSVVTRKPRICDFKPVVVEVALARFLNRGNEDEPVQVLRFANRVPLQFDKAACAITKSIESVNWRAYGLNQPKNSVPMGPYVFAISVVSPFIKFKNASKETIDASDDLVEELRRALMQAGQKLSRHIRREVKAEDLERKIRHIEQFGPMLVDGLVRITSANAARKKKAEEGLRTLLGRDAQDAEAQLEEADTKLKKMKAKSGEYDEDPNVDVIDVHELSEEVAEGKSTTKGAKAAKEKAQASKPTKGEKAPKTEKAAKSGTKKVTKKKK, translated from the coding sequence TTGGCTCAAGCTCAAATTACGACAAGTAGTACGGCAGAATACTTTGCAAAGAACTTACAGCAGGTGGGATTTTCTTCTCCAACGAAGGCCGTTCTTACAACACTTAAAGAAGCTGTAGATAACAGTTTGGATGCTTGCGAAATGGCGGGTATAAAACCTGAGATCATCGTGGAGATTAAAAAAATAGGTACCGGTGCTCAAAAGAACACGGACCTAATTTATATTATGGTTGAAGATAACGGCCCCGGCATTGATGGGGAACATCTTGCGATGGTTTACGGTGAATACCTGGCTTCTTCAAAATTTGGTAAGGGACAATGTTCTCGCGGGCAACAAGGTATTGGTATCTCTGCTGCTACAACTTGGGCTCAATTAACTAACGCGACAGGCGTGAGTGTGGTGAGCAAAACCGAAAAGATGAAAAAAGCTATTTCTGCAGTAGTTGATGTAGATATCAAAAAAAATAAAGGTGTTATCCGTAATAAAGAAATGATCGAATGGAAAAAAGATCACGGAGTAAAGGTTGAATTCAAACTCGACGGCCGTATTCAATTGAACGGCGAGGGTGGAATCTTAACTTATCTTGATGGCACTACTTTAGTGAATCCGCATGTGACTTTAAAATATAAGCTATTAGATGAAGAATGGGTAACAATTGAAAGAGTGTCTGATGATGTTCCACCAATTCCACCAGCAACAAACCCGCATCCTCATACAATGAAGCTTGGTGAGTTCATCACGCATGCACATTTGTACGGAAAGATGTCTTGTTCGAAATGGTTAAAAACAGGATTCACCAGAGTTTCTGATGCGACCTTAAAAGATTTTGTTACAAATGGCCTTCCAAAAAAATTATTGGATTCATCTGTTAGTCAAATGTCGGAAAATGATTTAAAGGCAGTTTATACGGCAATTCAAAAGACAGATTTGATCTCACCTTCTACAAAATCAGTTCTATCTGTTGGCGAAGAGCCACTTGCAAAAAGCATTGGCCGTATTGGACAAGTGGATTTCTTTTCTGTTGTGACGAGAAAACCTAGAATTTGCGATTTCAAACCTGTGGTTGTAGAAGTAGCTCTAGCAAGATTTTTAAATCGTGGAAACGAAGACGAACCTGTGCAGGTTTTAAGATTCGCAAACAGAGTGCCTTTGCAGTTTGATAAAGCAGCTTGTGCAATTACAAAATCTATCGAATCAGTAAACTGGAGAGCTTACGGATTGAATCAACCGAAGAACTCGGTACCAATGGGTCCATACGTATTTGCGATCAGTGTGGTTTCTCCTTTCATTAAATTTAAAAATGCTTCTAAGGAAACAATTGATGCCTCAGATGATCTAGTGGAAGAGTTAAGACGTGCGCTTATGCAAGCCGGTCAAAAACTTTCTCGCCATATTCGTCGTGAAGTGAAAGCAGAAGACTTAGAAAGAAAGATCCGTCACATCGAACAGTTCGGTCCCATGCTTGTGGATGGATTGGTGAGAATTACGTCTGCCAATGCCGCGAGAAAGAAAAAAGCTGAGGAAGGCCTCAGAACATTATTAGGTAGAGATGCGCAAGATGCAGAAGCGCAATTGGAAGAAGCGGATACCAAGCTTAAAAAAATGAAAGCAAAATCTGGCGAATACGACGAAGATCCGAATGTGGATGTTATTGACGTTCATGAGTTGTCAGAAGAAGTAGCTGAAGGGAAGTCCACCACAAAAGGTGCTAAAGCAGCAAAAGAAAAAGCCCAGGCGAGTAAGCCGACTAAGGGTGAGAAAGCGCCAAAGACTGAAAAAGCTGCTAAAAGCGGAACTAAAAAAGTTACGAAGAAAAAGAAATAG
- a CDS encoding FKBP-type peptidyl-prolyl cis-trans isomerase, translating into MKKLVLFLSIISLSVGCTKSCTQEKKDTQQKQIPEVKDLLMQEMAVGAGDEAKDGDTVKVHYRGTFMDGKEFDSSHSRSQPFEFKLGTKQVIEGWDIGVRGMKVGGKRILVVPPHMAYGDKGAGGVIPPNTPLKFEVELLEVVAETKAKDTKK; encoded by the coding sequence ATGAAAAAACTAGTTTTATTTTTAAGCATAATTTCGCTGAGCGTTGGCTGTACTAAGAGTTGCACTCAGGAAAAAAAAGATACTCAACAAAAACAAATTCCTGAAGTGAAAGATCTTCTGATGCAAGAAATGGCAGTTGGTGCTGGCGATGAAGCAAAAGATGGCGACACAGTAAAAGTTCACTACAGAGGAACTTTTATGGATGGAAAAGAGTTCGATAGCTCACATTCTAGAAGCCAACCTTTTGAATTTAAATTGGGCACCAAACAAGTTATTGAAGGATGGGATATCGGCGTTCGCGGCATGAAGGTTGGCGGAAAAAGAATTCTCGTTGTTCCTCCGCATATGGCTTACGGAGATAAAGGTGCTGGCGGGGTCATTCCACCAAATACTCCTCTGAAATTCGAAGTTGAACTTCTCGAAGTAGTAGCTGAAACCAAAGCCAAAGATACAAAAAAATAA
- a CDS encoding HNH endonuclease: MNFYAPQDPKQLKKERDKARDLKKTSWWNQKIQAGICYYCEKKFSKDNLTMDHKVPIARGGTSSMNNIVCCCKACNTKKKSLTSVDFISS; this comes from the coding sequence ATGAATTTCTATGCTCCACAGGATCCAAAACAGTTAAAAAAGGAGCGCGACAAGGCTCGCGACCTCAAAAAGACATCTTGGTGGAACCAAAAGATCCAGGCAGGGATTTGTTATTACTGCGAAAAGAAGTTTTCTAAGGATAATTTGACCATGGATCATAAGGTTCCGATCGCACGTGGTGGAACTTCATCAATGAACAATATTGTTTGCTGTTGTAAGGCCTGCAATACGAAAAAGAAGTCTCTTACTTCTGTCGATTTTATTTCTTCATAA
- a CDS encoding BolA family protein, translated as MTIDQIKQRILDTFTDGYVEVTDLTGTSDHIQVLVVSNKFSGQGRLQRQRMVMDVFQPELKTGEVHALTIRAITPLEKN; from the coding sequence ATGACTATCGATCAAATAAAACAAAGAATTTTGGATACTTTCACGGATGGATACGTGGAGGTTACTGATTTAACAGGAACTTCTGACCATATTCAGGTTTTAGTGGTATCTAATAAGTTTAGTGGGCAAGGTCGCCTTCAAAGGCAGCGCATGGTGATGGATGTATTCCAGCCAGAGCTAAAAACTGGTGAAGTTCACGCATTAACAATTCGAGCAATCACTCCGCTTGAAAAAAACTAG
- the grxD gene encoding Grx4 family monothiol glutaredoxin has protein sequence MNPEIKQKIEGYLNSSDIVLFMKGTTEFPMCGFSARAIAILKELNVPFETVNVLEDVEIREGIKAYGNWPTIPQLYIKKELVGGSDIMMEMYQAGELQEMFAKN, from the coding sequence ATGAATCCAGAAATTAAACAAAAAATCGAAGGTTACTTAAATAGTTCTGACATTGTTCTTTTTATGAAAGGCACAACAGAATTTCCAATGTGTGGATTCTCGGCAAGAGCAATCGCTATCCTTAAAGAGCTCAATGTCCCCTTTGAAACTGTGAATGTTTTAGAAGATGTCGAGATCAGAGAAGGAATCAAAGCTTACGGCAACTGGCCAACCATTCCTCAACTCTACATAAAAAAAGAATTGGTCGGCGGAAGCGATATCATGATGGAGATGTACCAAGCCGGTGAACTCCAAGAAATGTTCGCTAAGAATTAA